Proteins encoded by one window of Hippoglossus hippoglossus isolate fHipHip1 chromosome 15, fHipHip1.pri, whole genome shotgun sequence:
- the arid4b gene encoding AT-rich interactive domain-containing protein 4B isoform X1: MKTLEEPPYLTVGTDVSAKYRGAFCEAKIKTAKRLVKAKVTFKPDLTTAEVHDENIKGVLKVGAVVEVKNQDGVYQEATINKLTDASIYTVVFDDGDEKTLRRSSLCLKGARHFAESETLDRLPLTNPEHFGTPVIGKKGNRGRRSNPIQEEELSSSSSEEEESDKRQNEEMFGKVVCVEGVTTGDKKKSTWYPALVISPDCHEDVNMKKDNIFVRSFKDGKFSMVLRKDVREISSDSPPKADAGLKPALDAAFEFQHQLLVPSTWKTEVKEESSSSEEEDDDEEEEQPKNASGEEEEEEVEPFPEERENFLQQLYKFMEDRGTPINKRPVLGYKNLNLFKLYRLVNKLGGFENIESGAVWKQVYQDLGIPVLNSAAGYNVKCAYRKYLNGFEEYCTSTAITFRMDLPLKQGPKGEVKSEGEAGGAAPTSSGSEEQKAQEDEEPCSAQSVVCKEEKPDTTRNKTESEPPKSVEKESTDDEDGEEDAPHNGDAEEGSSTAHLAAEHVKQELDEEQESKDNSGDDSSQEGEEGEEFECYPPGMKVQVRYGRGRNLKTYEATVKEADVEGGEVLYLVHYCGWNVRYDEWIKADKIVRPANKNVSKIKHRKKIKNKSERERDRLERINDREVLGPSPNGNRVPRSKCGLSQDVFSKMDEGEDKGTAVKSIEITSILNGLQASEMSSDESEHEDEEAEHLEEDHPGCRGSLKKAPLESPQTSERWEGGTTPEGSKPASVSGKSQDVVNAESTDSGKRRSQPESEGEASTRKRKSDSAAERTLKGQSKAKTRNTRSADWLPGGSPRKMDERAAGPGEERGPSSNSSSDSEGAAMAEAPAEGPQRGRPKTKGSPSKKYNGMKEKSKSNRQAGFWEIPEKRAKASGNAEERPAVRAKGQKDVWSSIQAQWPKKTLKELFSDSDTEAANSPPPPVPSCLEEPSLDQDAGPEDEVSEEQMENDKLQEFPSSGSNSVLNTPPTTPESPSGGGSTVEDSVQVQPSSPPPSIPPALPSETVADALPPGPIQEEVAGGRSETDSSTVEVESLGGELQDLPQDEGTGSPSKVFDVSLSYNNSSSSCSLELSSSSQQESEQKSKGTHNVFAASASQKRQKESQTGGAAKKHKPNRKSLGVPPKKNRKTANSSDSEDQSVVEGTAKSTPSKINTSDVKAAASPKCHGRSPPSSHKYHKQGDADHGQHRDHHGRSQRVYKWSFQMSDLEKMSSLERISFLQEKLQDIRNHYLSLKSEVASIDRRRKRMKKKERESTVAASSSSSSSSSPSSSSLTAAVMLTLADPPVSSSSSQNSGVSVECR, from the exons ATGAAG aCTCTGGAGGAGCCCCCCTACTTGACAGTAGGGACGGACGTGAGTGCAAAGTACCGAGGGGCTTTCTGTGAGGCCAAGATTAAGACTGCCAAGAGGCTAGTCAAGGCCAAG GTGACCTTTAAACCAGATCTGACCACAGCTGAGGTTCATGATGAAAATATCAAAGGAGTTCTAAAG GTGGGTGCTGTTGTAGAGGTGAAGAATCAGGATGGAGTTTACCAGGAGGCCACAATCAACAAGCTGACTGATGCTAGTATATATACTGTTG TCTTTGACGATGGCGATGAGAAGACCCTGAGGCGTTCCTCTCTCTGCCTGAAAGGAGCGCGTCACTTTGCAGAGAGCGAG acacTTGACAGACTCCCTCTCACCAACCCCGAGCACTTCGGCACACCTGTCATCGGCAAAAAGGGCAACCGCGGGCGACGATCAAACCCTAT TCAAGAAGAAGAGTTGTCTTCATCTTccagtgaagaggaggagagtgatAAGCGGCAgaatgaggaaatgtttggcaAAGTGGTCTGTGTGGAGGGGGTCACCACCGGGGACAAGAAGAAGAGCACGTGGTACCCTGCACTG GTCATCTCCCCGGACTGCCATGAAGATGTGAATATGAAGAAGGACAACATCTTCGTCCGCTCGTTCAAAGATGGAAAATT ttcCATGGTGCTGAGGAAGGACGTCCGTGAGATCAGTAGTGACAGTCCTCCAAAAGCCGACGCAGGGCTCAAACCAG CGCTGGACGCAGCCTTTGAGTTCCAGCATCAGTTGCTCGTGCCCAGCACCTGGAAGACAGAAGTGAAAGAAGAAAGTtccagcagtgaggaggaggatgacgatgaagaggaagagcagccgAAAAATGCCagtggtgaagaagaagag gaggaagtggagccgttcccagaggagagggagaatttcctgcagcagctttacaAGTTCATGGAGGATCGAG gaacTCCCATCAACAAGCGACCTGTTCTGGGCTACAAGAACCTGAACCTGTTCAAGCTCTACAGGCTGGTGAACAAACTGGGAGGCTTTGAGAAC ATTGAAAGTGGTGCAGTTTGGAAGCAAGTCTATCAGGATCTGGGAATCCCCGTGCTTAACTCTGCCGCTGGCTACAATGTCAAATGTGCTTACCGCAA GTACTTGAATGGATTTGAAGAATACTGCACTTCCACGGCCATAACCTTCAGGATGGACCTCCCCTTGAAGCAGGGTCCTAAGGGGGAGGTGAAGTCtgagggggaggcaggaggagcagctcccACATCCTCTGggtcagaggagcagaaagCCCAGGAGGATGAGGAACCTTGCAGTGCACAGTCTGTAGTCTGCAAG GAGGAGAAACCTGATACAACCAGAAACAAAACGGAGTCTGAACCTCCAAAGTCTGTGGAAAAGGAGAGTACGGACGATGAAGATGGGGAAGAAGACGCCCCCCACAACGGAGACGCAGAGGAGGGCTCGTCGACTGCTCACCTTGCAGCCGAGCATGTGAAACAGGAGCTCgacgaggagcaggagagcAAGGACAACTCTGG GGATGACAGCAGtcaggagggggaggagggggaggagtttGAGTGTTACCCCCCGGGGATGAAGGTGCAGGTGAGGTATGGGCGAGGCCGCAATCTGAAGACGTACGAGGCCACTGTGAAAGAGGCAGACGTGGAGGGGGGAGAGGTGCTCTACCTGGTGCACTACTGTGGCTGGAACGTCAG aTATGATGAATGGATCAAAGCTGACAAGATTGTGCGCCCCGCCAATAAGaatgtttcaaaaataaagCACCGCAAAAAAATAAAG AACAAATCCGAGAGGGAGCGAGACAGGCTGGAGAGGATCAATGACAGAGAAGTCCTCGGCCCGTCGCCCAACGGTAACCGCGTCCCGCGCTCCAAATGTGGCCTGAGTCAGGATGTCTTTTCCAAGATGGACGAGGGTGAGGACAAAGGGACTGCAGTCAAGTCTATAGAAATTACCTCTATCCTCAATGGCTTGCAAG CCTCGGAGATGTCCTCTGACGAGAGTGAGCACGAAGATGAGGAGGCGGAGCATCTTGAAGAGGATCACCCAGGTTGCAGAGGCAGCCTCAAAAAGGCCCCACTAGAGTCGCCGCAAACATCAGAGCGTTGGGAGGGCGGGACGACTCCTGAAGGGTCCAAACCTGCTTCAGTCTCAGGAAAGAGCCAGGATGTAGTCAATGCAGAGAGCACAGACTCCGGGAAGCGCAGAAGTCAACCTGAGTCAGAGGGAGAGGCAAGCACCAGGAAGAGGAAATCTGACAGTGCAGCTGAGAGGACCCTGAAAGGCCAATCCAAAGCTAAGACGAGGAACACCAGGAGTGCCGACTGGTTACCTGGAGGCTCTCCCAGGAAAATGGATGAGAGAGCGGCCGGTCCCGGGGAGGAGAGGGGCCCCTCATCTAACAGCAGCTCAGATTCTGAGGGTGCAGCGATGGCCGAGGCCCCGGCTGAGGGACCTCAACGAGGCCGCCCAAAAACCAAAGGTTCCCCTTCTAAGAAATACAACGGGATGAAGGAGAAGTCCAAATCAAATAGACAAGCAGGGTTCTGGGAGATTCCTGAAAAGAGGGCAAAAGCATCTGGGAATGCTGAGGAAAGGCCTGCTGTCCGTGCTAAAGGACAAAAGGATGTGTGGTCAAGCATCCAGGCACAGTGGCCGAAGAAAACTCTCAAAGAGTTGTTCTCTGACTCGGACACAGAGGCCGCCAACTCTCCTCCCCCGCCTGTACCCTCGTGCCTGGAGGAGCCGAGTCTGGACCAAGATGCTGGGCCCGAGGACGAAGTCTCAGAAGAGCAGATGGAGAACGACAAACTCCAGGAGTTTCCGAGCAGCGGCAGTAACTCTGTACTCAACACACCGCCAACAACGCCTGAGTCCCCCTCGGGAGGAGGCAGCACTGTGGAAGACTCTGTTCAAGTGCAGCCTTCCTCCCCACCGCCGTCCATACCCCCTGCCTTGCCTTCAGAGACAGTTGCTGACGCTCTTCCCCCAGGACCCATACAGGAGGAGGTGGCAGGCGGGCGCAGTGAGACGGACAGCAGCACGGTGGAGGTGGAGAGTCTGGGCGGGGAGCTGCAAGACCTCCCTCAGGACGAAGGGACGGGTTCACCCTCGAAGGTGTTCGACGTCAGCCTCTCctacaacaacagcagcagcagctgcagcctcgagctgagcagcagcagccaacagGAGAGCGAGCAGAAGTCCAAAGGTACACATAACG tctttgcagcgTCTGCGAGTCAGAAGCGGCAGAAAGAATCACAGACAGGCGGAGCCGCAAAGAAACACAAGCCAAACCGCAAGAGCCTAGGTGTGCCTCCAAAAAAGAATAGGAAAACAG CcaacagcagtgacagtgaggACCAGTCTGTGGTTGAGGGCACTGCCAAATCAACTCCCTCTAAGATCAACACATCAGATGTGAAGGCTGCCGCTTCACCCAAGTGTCACGGACGATCTCCGCCCTCGAGCCATAAGTACCACAAGCAGGGTGACGCCGACCATGGCCAGCACCGAGACCACCATGGGAGATCGCAGCGTGTCTACAAGTGGAGCTTCCAGATGT CTGACCTGGAGAAGATGAGCAGTCTGGAGAGGATTTCATTTCTTCAGGAGAAACTGCAGGACATCAGGAACCACTACCTCTCCCTCAAGTCTGAGGTGGCCTCTATCGACCGACGACGAAAACgcatgaagaagaaggaaaggGAAA gtACGGTGgctgcttcctcttcatcctcctcctcctcctccccgtcctccAGCTCGCTGACTGCGGCGGTCATGCTGACACTGGCTGACCCTCCAgtgtcatcctcctcctctcagaacTCTGGGGTATCAGTGGAGTGCAGGTGA